Genomic DNA from Leucobacter triazinivorans:
CTGCAGGGCGAAGTGACCTTCATCACGGTCGCGCACCGACTCGCCACGATCCGCGAGTACGACCAGGTCTGCTATCTCGACCGGGGCGAGATCCTCGGCAACGGAACCTTCGAGGAGGTGGTCGAGCAGGTTCCGGAGTTCCGGCTCCAGGCCGAGCTCGCCGGACTGCTATGAACGCCGCATCGCGCAACGGCGCCAAGCCGACACTGCTCGTCCTGTCCTTCACCGAGATCGTGCACGACGCGCGGGTAAAGAAGCAGGCGCTGCTCTTCGCAGAGGACTTCGAGGTCGTGACCTGCGGGTACGGGGAGGCGGTCCGACCCGACATCGAGCACATCCGACTCGACCCCTCGGTGCCCGTTGCCGCGAAATACCTCGAGGCGGCTCTCGTGCGCAGCCGCCTCTACGGGGTAGCGTTCGCCACGGACTTCCGCTCACGGCGAGCGGCCGACCTGCTGCGCGGGCGCCGATTCGACACGGTGATCGCGAACGAGCTCGAGACGCTGCCGCTGGCCTACCGGCTCGTCGTGCCCGAGCGCGTGCTCCTCGACCTGCACGAGTTCTACCCGGGTCTGCACGACGACATCCCCGTCTGGGTGCAGGTGCGCAAGCCCTACCAGGAGTGGCTACTGCGGCGCGGAACGCGGGCCGGCGCGGCCACGACGGTCTCCGACACGATTGCCGAGCGCTACCGCTCGGAGTTCGGGATCCCCTGTGGAGTGGTGCGCAATGCGGCTCCCTATCGAGAGGACCTCGCGCCCGGCGCCGTCGGCGACACCATCCGGCTCGTGCACGCCGGAGTCACAGCCGCGAACCGGCGCCCGGAGGTGATGATGCGGGCGGCTGCGCGATCGCGAACCGACCTTACCCTCGATCTTTATATGACCCAACAGGACACCCCGTTCGGGCGGGAGTTGCAGGCCTTGGCGGCAGAGCTGGGGCCGCGGATTACCCTGCACCCGCCGGTACCGCACGCTGAGTTGGTGGAGACGCTGAACCGCTACGATGCTGGTCTCCACGTGCTGCCGCCGACGAATACGAACATTGAGCTCGCTTTGCCGAACAAGTTCTTCGATTCGGTGCAGGCGCGGCTCGGCATGGTGATCGGGCCGACGGCCGACATGGCGAAGCTGCTCCGCGAATACAACCTCGGCTCCGTGGCGGAGGGCTTCGACGAGGACGCCGTGGTCGCGGCGCTTGACGCGCTCGAACCCTCTACGGTCGCCGCGTGGAAGGCAAACGCCGACGTGCACGCGCGCGAGCTCAGTGCGCAGGCGCAACAGCGTGCGTGGCTGGAATTGGTCGCCGGCCTGCTGGCCGCCTGATCAGAGGTACCAACAGCGGTATCGGACCGACCCGCGTATCAGTCCCAGGTTCGTTCCGATACCGGCGTACGCGGCGTTTCGGCGCGACTCGTCGCGAGCGGCCAGGATCAGTTTCACGGTGTTTGTTGCGAGGACGATCGGCGCGAGGAACCGGCTGCGGCGGGGCATGCCCTGCGAGCGGAACTTCGCGTAGAGCTGCGTGCGGCTGAGCCCCCACCCCATGCGCTGGTGCATGATCTCCCGCCCCGTTGGGCGGGAGTAGTAGGAGAAGCGGGCCTCGGGGGCGAACACCACCCGGTGCCCGGCGAGCTGGGCGCGGTAGAAGAAGTCCACGTCCTCCGCCGCGCCGGCGAACGTCTCATCGAGCCCGCCGAGTGAGTCGAACACCGAGCGGGCGAAACCGGCCTGGCCACCGCCGACCGTGAATCGGCCCGGCCATGCGGCGTCGCTCAACGCGGAGATCTCTTCGAGTACCTCGCCGCTCTCGGCAGTACGCACGATTGTGCAGGCGACGATGTCGGCGCCTTCGCGGAACTTCGCGGCGAACGCGGCGGCCCAGCCCGGCTGCACCTCGTCGTCGGCTCCGCAGAGCATCACGTAGTCGCCGGTGCTGGCCCGCACACCGTCGTTCTGGGCGAAGACCGGGCCCTGGCCCCGGCCAGCGAAGATGTAGCGCACGCGTTCGTCTCGGTCGGCGTATGCCTCGATCACCGCTTTTGTGCCGTCGGTCGACATGTTGTCGGCGACGACGATCTCGCGGAGCACGTCTGAGTCCTGCGCGAGCAGAGCGTCAAGCTGGCGCGGGAGCGTGCGCTCACCGTTGAAGCACGGGATGACCGCCGAGAGCCGCGGAGCAGCGCTCATGATCGGGCTCGCTTCCGTCGCGTCTGTGAGCCGCTGAACTCGATGGCGGCCGCGGCCCGGCGCGCCGCGGCCCGCATGGAGACGTGCTGATCGGCCCACTCAGAGAGGCCTGGGCGGGACTCGGGAAGAACGGGACGCTCCGCGACCGTGCGCATCGCTTCGGCAATCGCCTCGGGACTGTAGTTGACAGCGGTGCCGACCGGCGCTGTCGAGCTCGCGGCGTCCAGGAACGCGCCAGTTGGACCGGGGCCGGCGAATATCACCGGGCATCCGCTCGCCAGCGAGGAGTACGCCTTCGTTGCGAAGGCGAACTCGTAGCCACCTTCGGGCAGCAGCGTCGCCAGCGAGGCCGCAGCGCCGGACAGTTCGCGCGCGAGCTCCGCCGGTTCAACCGGCTCGTCGAACACGATCGAGTCCGAAACGCCGAGCTCTTCGGCGCGCGCCGCGATCGCGGGGTGCTCGGTGCCGTGGCCGATGAAGCGGAGCAGGTACTCGGGGTGACTGCTCGAGAACTCGGCGAACGCATCGATCAGGACAATCGCTCCGTGCCACGCGGAAGCGCTGCCCGCGTAGACAAACTCGGTGCGGAGCGGCGCGGGGGAGTAGTGGAACTGGGCGGTGTCCGCCCCGCGGCCGGTGACATCGACGGGCTTCCGGATGCCCCAGGCCTTGATGCGGTCGGCGACTGATGTCGAGATGGTGATCACCCGGTCGGCGCCGCCGATCGCCCAGCGCTCCAGACGCTCGAGAACCCGCAGCACCAGCGATGATGATGTCGCGTGCGCGGCGGCGACCGACCAGAGATCGGCGGCGTCGTAGACGTAAGGGATTCCGCGCAGACGACAGATCGCGCGCACGACGGCCCCAGTGGTGGGCGGCGGTTCGACGACGACTACGTCGGGCCGCTTGCGGAAGAGAAGCCGGAATGCCAGGGGTACGTCGAAGCTGAGGTACTGCAGATACCCGCGTACGTAGCCGCTTCGGTCGCGGAGCACGGGGAACAGGCGCAGGGCCTCCGGGCGCTCGGGGACCACGTAGCCCTTCGGCGGTCGAACGGTGAGCACCGTCACGTCGTGGGAGCGATCCACCAGCTCGGCCGCGAGCGTGCTCAGGAAGAATGACGCGGCGGACGGCTCCGGAAGGTAGATCCGCGAGACGATCACGACCTGCAAACCGGGGCTCCTCACGACGCGAATCGGCTCTCGACTCGGTTCCGACGAGTCTACCCGGTGGCTCGGTGTGCGGCCGCCGACCGTTACCGCGAGCAGTCCACGGTACACTCGCGGCGTGACGAGTACCGCGAAACAGATCCTCTGCACCTCGCTGACCCCGATCGAGCGTGACGCCCGCGTGCTGCGGCAGATCAGTCTGCTGGCCGAGCTCGGAGAGGTTACCACGATCGGCTTCGGCGATGCACCCGCGGGCGCAACCCGGCACATTCGGGTGCCGGACGGTCTGTCGACTCTACCGCAGACCGCCGGCGGCGTCGCGAAGCTCGCTGTGCGCGCGCACCGGGCCGCCGAGTGCTCGGCCCCGGCCGCGCGATACGTGCTCGAGCAGGGCATCATCGGCCCCTGGGACCTCGTCGTCGCGAACGACGCGCGCGTGCTCGACCTCGCGTTCCGACTGGCCGGCGACGCGCCCGTCTGGGCCGATCTGCACGAGTGGGCGCCCGAGGAGCGGACGCACATCCTGTCCTGGCGCCTGCTCGTCGCGCCGCTCATGGTGCATCTCTGCGAGACGTACCTGCCGCGGGCCGCGCTCGTCACGACGGTGTCTCACGGGATCGTCGAGCTCTACCGCGAGCGCTTCGGCGTCGATGCGCGACTCATGACGAACGCCGGACCGTTCCGCGATATCCCCGTGCGAGCCGGGGACGCGGCGGACGAGACTATCCGATGCGTGCACAGCGGCGCGGCGATCCACGGCCGCGGGCTGGAGACCATGGTCGAGGCCTTCACGCAGCTGCCCGAGCGGTTCACCCTCGACCTCTACCTGGTGGCTGCCGGCGACGGCGGTGCGCACCTGCGCGAGCTGCAACGGATCGCCGGAGGCAGCGAACGGATCCGCTTCCGGGATCCCGTCGCGCCGGCGGAGCTGCCGTCGACCCTTTCGGCGTTTGATCTCGGCGTATTCTGGATCCCGCCGACGCACACTAACGCCCGCCTGACTCTCCCGAACAAGTTCTTCGACTACGTCCAGGCGAGGATCGGCATGGCGATCGGGCCGAGCGAGGAGATGGTGCGCGAGCTGGAGCGGTACGGGCTTGGGGCGGTCAGCGAGTCCTTCGAACTCGCAGACCTCGTGCGATCGGTCGCGTCGCTCTCCCGTGCGCAGATCGATGAGTGGAAGCGCGCAGCCGATCGTGCAGCCCACGAACTGAGCTTCGAGTCGCAGAGCGCCGGGATCCGGCAGCGGCTCGAAGGACTGCTCGCCGTCTGAGAACGGTCCCATCAATTCCGGCCGAGCGCCGGTAGACTCTTCACTCGTGAAGATCGTAGTAGTCGCAACCGGCAAGATCGGCCTCCCGCTCGCCACGCAGTACGCCTCCATGGGGCACGACGTGGTCGGCGTCGACGTCAACCAGGCGCTCATCGAGTGCATCAACCGCGGCGAGGAGCCGTTCCCCGGCGAGGCAGGCCTCGCCGAGAAGCTCGCCGAGCTCGTCCCTTCGGGCAAGCTTCGCGCGACCACGGACTACGCCGACGCCATCCCCGGCGCCGACGCGGTCGTGCTCGTGGTGCCGTTGCTCGTCGACGAGGAGACCTGGCAGCCCGACTTCAAGTGGATGGACGCCGCGACGCAGTCTTTGGCGGAGCACCTGACCCCGGGCACACTCATCTCGTACGAGACCACACTGCCCGTCGGCACCACTCGCACGCGCTGGAAGCCGCTCATCGAGCAGGTCTCGGGCCTCCGCGAGGGCACCGACTTCCACCTCGTCTTCTCGCCCGAGCGCGTGCTCACAGGCCGCGTGTACGCCGATCTCAAGAAGTACCCGAAGCTCGTCGGCGGCCTGAACGAGGCCGGGACGCGCAAGGCGATCGAGTTCTACGAGGCCGTGCTCACCTTCGATGAGCGTATCGACCTCCCCCGCCCGAACGGCGTCTGGGATATGGGCACGGCCGAGGCCGCCGAGATGGCGAAGCTCGCGGAGACCACCTACCGCGACGTCAACATCGGCCTCGCGAACCAGTTCGCGCGTTTCGCCGACACCGCGGGCATCGACGTCTACAAGGTCATCGAGGCCTGCAACTCGCAGCCCTTCAGCCACATCCACCGGCCAGGCATCGCCGTCGGCGGCCACTGCATCCCCGTCTATCCGCGCCTCTATCTGTCGACGGATCCCGACGCTGACATCGTGCGCACCGCCCGCAACTACAACGCGACGATGCCCGCCTACGTCGTGGATCGCGTGCAGCAGACCATCGGCGACCTGTCGGGCCAGCGCGTTGTCGTGCTCGGCGCCGCCTACCGCGGCGGCGTCAAGGAGACCGCGGTCTCGGGCGTCTTCCCGACCGTCGAGGAGCTCACCGCTCGCGGCGCGATCGTGACCGTGCACGACCCGCTGTTCTCGGATGAGGAACTCGCGGGCTACGGCTTCACCGCTCACTCCATCGGCGACCCGGTCGACGTGGCGATCCTGCAGGCCGACCACGCCGATTACCTGGCGCTCGGACCCGCCGACTTCCCTGGTATCAAGCTCTTCGCCGACGGACGCAATGCCACCGACGCTGCGAAGTGGACGGGCGTCCCGCGCGTCGTGATCGGCGCATAGAGCACCTCTGCCGGCGCATGTGCTCCGGCGCAGGCCTCGGTCTGGGGCCCAAGAAGGATTCCGGGCTTCGGATTCTTCTTCGGGCTACTGGAGATCGGCGATCACCTGCTCGAGGCGGGGTTCCAGCACACCGATGCCGCCGACCAAGGTAACTCGCTGTGAGCCCCTACCGTTCAGCAGCGCGTTCGTTGTCGGCGACGTGAGCGCTGTGGGGCGCGAGAGAAGCAGCGGCGAGCCAGTACGCCCAGCGAGGACACCGGCTGCGAGTCCGTCGGGGAAGTCCATTCCGGGGGCAATGTATGCGTATGCCGTCTTGCCGAAGTAGGTCAACCCAATCTGCTCCGCAGTGTCGAAGCGGTCGGACCCGACAATTGAGCGTGTCGGTTGCAGGCCGGCCGCGCGAAGCGCGGTCAGGGCCGGGCCACCGAGAGCGTCGACGGATCGCGCTTCGAGGTACGCCTTCGCGGTGCGTGCCGCGGCGGTGTCGTCGTAGAGCACGATCGCGCGCTTCGTCATGACCGCCGCCGGTACAGCAGCGATGGCGTCCGCGAAGTCTCGTCCCGTTGCCGCGAATGTATCACGCGGAGTCCCTCCAAG
This window encodes:
- a CDS encoding glycosyltransferase family 2 protein codes for the protein MSAAPRLSAVIPCFNGERTLPRQLDALLAQDSDVLREIVVADNMSTDGTKAVIEAYADRDERVRYIFAGRGQGPVFAQNDGVRASTGDYVMLCGADDEVQPGWAAAFAAKFREGADIVACTIVRTAESGEVLEEISALSDAAWPGRFTVGGGQAGFARSVFDSLGGLDETFAGAAEDVDFFYRAQLAGHRVVFAPEARFSYYSRPTGREIMHQRMGWGLSRTQLYAKFRSQGMPRRSRFLAPIVLATNTVKLILAARDESRRNAAYAGIGTNLGLIRGSVRYRCWYL
- a CDS encoding glycosyltransferase, with amino-acid sequence MIVSRIYLPEPSAASFFLSTLAAELVDRSHDVTVLTVRPPKGYVVPERPEALRLFPVLRDRSGYVRGYLQYLSFDVPLAFRLLFRKRPDVVVVEPPPTTGAVVRAICRLRGIPYVYDAADLWSVAAAHATSSSLVLRVLERLERWAIGGADRVITISTSVADRIKAWGIRKPVDVTGRGADTAQFHYSPAPLRTEFVYAGSASAWHGAIVLIDAFAEFSSSHPEYLLRFIGHGTEHPAIAARAEELGVSDSIVFDEPVEPAELARELSGAAASLATLLPEGGYEFAFATKAYSSLASGCPVIFAGPGPTGAFLDAASSTAPVGTAVNYSPEAIAEAMRTVAERPVLPESRPGLSEWADQHVSMRAAARRAAAAIEFSGSQTRRKRARS
- a CDS encoding nucleotide sugar dehydrogenase, whose protein sequence is MKIVVVATGKIGLPLATQYASMGHDVVGVDVNQALIECINRGEEPFPGEAGLAEKLAELVPSGKLRATTDYADAIPGADAVVLVVPLLVDEETWQPDFKWMDAATQSLAEHLTPGTLISYETTLPVGTTRTRWKPLIEQVSGLREGTDFHLVFSPERVLTGRVYADLKKYPKLVGGLNEAGTRKAIEFYEAVLTFDERIDLPRPNGVWDMGTAEAAEMAKLAETTYRDVNIGLANQFARFADTAGIDVYKVIEACNSQPFSHIHRPGIAVGGHCIPVYPRLYLSTDPDADIVRTARNYNATMPAYVVDRVQQTIGDLSGQRVVVLGAAYRGGVKETAVSGVFPTVEELTARGAIVTVHDPLFSDEELAGYGFTAHSIGDPVDVAILQADHADYLALGPADFPGIKLFADGRNATDAAKWTGVPRVVIGA
- a CDS encoding glycosyltransferase family 1 protein, which encodes MNAASRNGAKPTLLVLSFTEIVHDARVKKQALLFAEDFEVVTCGYGEAVRPDIEHIRLDPSVPVAAKYLEAALVRSRLYGVAFATDFRSRRAADLLRGRRFDTVIANELETLPLAYRLVVPERVLLDLHEFYPGLHDDIPVWVQVRKPYQEWLLRRGTRAGAATTVSDTIAERYRSEFGIPCGVVRNAAPYREDLAPGAVGDTIRLVHAGVTAANRRPEVMMRAAARSRTDLTLDLYMTQQDTPFGRELQALAAELGPRITLHPPVPHAELVETLNRYDAGLHVLPPTNTNIELALPNKFFDSVQARLGMVIGPTADMAKLLREYNLGSVAEGFDEDAVVAALDALEPSTVAAWKANADVHARELSAQAQQRAWLELVAGLLAA